The following are from one region of the Hymenobacter radiodurans genome:
- a CDS encoding xanthine dehydrogenase family protein molybdopterin-binding subunit — protein MASYRKLKKSAKKEGKFAALAAALAAPAIGSAAPAATKSLTMPVGIPGVNLKTISREVPADEPPVLPVNDKLSVLGKRTRRLDAHLKVTGQAKYTYDVNLPGMLFGRMYRSPHPHATVKSVDTSAAERYPGVKAVYIIETVMGSAIERDPNHKNPKVQSTGGKFPKVRYVGQPIAAVAATTQQAADEAARLIKVDYELLPFVTDMDEARKPDAPLVYGGKQVSMEESGGGGGAAGACPRKATCAAHPQKACLAARAATSKKALRKLKSL, from the coding sequence ATGGCCAGCTACCGCAAACTCAAAAAGTCGGCGAAGAAGGAGGGCAAGTTCGCTGCGCTAGCCGCCGCGCTGGCTGCTCCGGCTATCGGTTCGGCCGCGCCAGCCGCTACCAAGTCGCTGACGATGCCAGTGGGCATTCCGGGGGTGAATCTGAAAACCATCAGCCGCGAGGTGCCGGCCGATGAGCCGCCCGTGCTGCCGGTAAATGACAAGCTCAGCGTGCTGGGCAAGCGCACTCGCCGGCTCGACGCGCATTTGAAAGTGACAGGTCAAGCCAAGTATACCTATGATGTGAATCTGCCGGGAATGCTTTTTGGCCGCATGTACCGCTCCCCGCATCCGCACGCCACCGTAAAGAGTGTGGATACCAGCGCCGCCGAGCGCTACCCGGGCGTGAAGGCGGTGTATATTATTGAAACGGTGATGGGTTCGGCCATTGAGCGCGACCCCAACCATAAAAACCCCAAAGTGCAGTCTACAGGGGGCAAATTTCCGAAGGTGCGCTACGTTGGCCAGCCCATTGCGGCCGTGGCCGCTACCACCCAGCAAGCCGCTGATGAAGCTGCCCGCCTGATCAAAGTAGACTACGAATTGCTGCCCTTCGTGACTGATATGGACGAGGCCCGCAAACCCGACGCGCCGCTGGTGTACGGTGGCAAGCAGGTAAGTATGGAAGAAAGTGGCGGCGGTGGCGGCGCGGCGGGGGCTTGCCCCAGAAAGGCAACGTGCGCGGCCCATCCACAAAAAGCATGTTTGGCGGCTCGCGCGGCGACGTCGAAAAAGGCTTTAAGGAAGCTGAAATCATTGTAG
- a CDS encoding (2Fe-2S)-binding protein, which translates to MKDPEENIEQSANAGRGLSRRGFLKGAGITAAGGVLMTSGIAGLSGAEAAPAPDTVGPGRTSITLKINGDKKKVAIEPRQTLAEVLRVELNLTGTKVVCDRGACSACTVWLDTTPVNSCMTLAIEVGKREITTIEGLAKNGKLHPVQEAFVAHDASMCGFCTPGMVMSCASLLQRNPRPTLDDVKTATSGNLCRCGTYPKVFEATLAAAGIAYSQNQAQAAKG; encoded by the coding sequence ATGAAAGATCCCGAAGAGAACATTGAACAAAGTGCCAACGCGGGCCGGGGCCTGTCGCGGCGCGGCTTCCTGAAAGGTGCAGGCATCACGGCGGCCGGGGGCGTGCTTATGACCAGCGGCATTGCTGGCTTGTCGGGGGCGGAGGCCGCCCCGGCGCCCGACACCGTCGGTCCAGGGCGCACTAGCATCACGCTCAAGATTAACGGCGACAAGAAAAAAGTGGCTATTGAGCCCCGCCAGACGCTAGCCGAAGTGCTGCGCGTAGAGTTGAACCTGACGGGCACCAAAGTAGTGTGTGACCGGGGTGCCTGCTCGGCTTGCACCGTGTGGCTCGATACTACGCCCGTCAACTCCTGCATGACCCTGGCCATTGAAGTAGGAAAGCGGGAAATAACGACTATCGAAGGCTTAGCCAAAAACGGCAAGCTGCACCCTGTGCAAGAAGCTTTTGTAGCCCATGATGCCAGCATGTGCGGTTTTTGCACGCCCGGCATGGTAATGAGTTGCGCCAGTCTTCTGCAGCGCAACCCTAGGCCTACACTCGACGACGTGAAAACGGCTACCAGCGGTAATTTGTGCCGGTGCGGTACGTATCCGAAAGTATTTGAGGCGACGCTGGCCGCGGCCGGCATTGCTTACTCCCAAAACCAGGCTCAGGCCGCCAAAGGATAA
- a CDS encoding Kazal-type serine protease inhibitor family protein — MKKVLFCFLLVSLMACNSDSDPDPNCIDESKISSGPCPANVDPVCGCDGKTYNNACEAGRAGVISTTPGPCQR, encoded by the coding sequence ATGAAAAAGGTATTATTCTGCTTCCTGCTAGTTAGTCTGATGGCCTGCAACTCCGACTCAGATCCGGACCCGAATTGCATTGATGAAAGCAAAATCAGTTCGGGGCCATGCCCTGCGAATGTAGATCCGGTGTGCGGCTGCGACGGCAAAACCTACAACAACGCTTGCGAAGCTGGCCGAGCGGGTGTCATTTCCACGACGCCTGGCCCTTGTCAGCGTTAG
- the dinB gene encoding DNA polymerase IV, with product MDAFYASVEQRDNPALRGRPVAVGGSRQRGVVAAASYEAREFGVRSAMASSVALRKCPELVFVKPRFDVYKAVSRQIRAIFAEYTPLIEPVSLDEAYLDVTQNLKQIASATQVAQQIRAAILAETQLTASAGISYNKFLAKLASDYRKPNGQFVIRPHQGLALVESLAVGQFHGIGPVTAARMNQLGIFTGLDLRQQTEAFLRQNFGKSGSYYYAIARAQDNRPVVADRIRKSVGSETTFEQDLASYEELVQGITPCVESVWDYCKRTETRGRTITVKVKYADFQQVTRSRTALTSVHSKAILEQISLELLTGLLPLSQGVRLLGVSLSNLDTEEVAGRQLALIF from the coding sequence ATGGACGCCTTCTACGCCTCCGTGGAGCAGCGCGACAACCCAGCGTTGCGCGGCCGGCCCGTAGCCGTAGGTGGCTCGCGGCAGCGGGGCGTAGTAGCGGCGGCCAGCTACGAAGCGCGGGAGTTTGGCGTACGCTCGGCCATGGCATCTTCAGTAGCGCTGCGCAAATGTCCCGAATTGGTATTCGTCAAGCCCCGCTTCGATGTATACAAAGCCGTTTCGCGGCAGATTAGAGCCATTTTTGCCGAATACACGCCCCTTATTGAGCCAGTTTCGCTGGATGAGGCCTACTTGGATGTCACCCAAAACCTCAAGCAGATTGCGTCCGCTACGCAGGTAGCCCAGCAGATACGTGCTGCTATTCTGGCCGAAACGCAGCTCACAGCCTCGGCCGGCATTTCCTACAATAAGTTTCTGGCCAAGTTAGCCTCCGATTACCGCAAGCCAAATGGGCAGTTTGTCATTCGGCCACATCAGGGCCTGGCGTTGGTTGAAAGCTTGGCTGTGGGGCAGTTCCACGGTATCGGCCCGGTTACGGCGGCTCGCATGAACCAGTTGGGCATCTTTACCGGCCTCGATTTGCGCCAACAAACGGAGGCTTTTTTACGCCAGAACTTTGGCAAATCGGGCAGCTACTACTATGCTATTGCCCGTGCGCAGGACAACCGGCCCGTGGTAGCCGACCGGATTCGTAAGTCCGTAGGCTCCGAAACCACATTCGAGCAGGATTTGGCCAGCTATGAAGAACTGGTACAAGGAATTACCCCCTGCGTAGAATCGGTTTGGGACTATTGTAAGCGCACCGAAACCAGAGGCCGCACAATCACGGTGAAAGTGAAATACGCTGACTTCCAGCAGGTCACGCGCAGCCGTACAGCCCTAACCTCCGTTCATTCCAAAGCCATACTCGAACAGATAAGCTTAGAACTGCTAACCGGACTGCTTCCCTTATCCCAAGGCGTCCGACTGCTGGGCGTGTCTCTGTCGAATCTGGATACCGAAGAAGTTGCTGGCCGACAATTAGCCCTAATTTTTTAG
- a CDS encoding carboxypeptidase-like regulatory domain-containing protein: MKKPVPKLSRFAIPAILCCLPFQPYTAAAASYANFLASSLTFQTPDVTINGRVTDENGEGLPGVNVVVKGTTNGTQTGADGSYTLTAPTMAPLSFRTLVTHRRKLPLAGALLLI, encoded by the coding sequence ATGAAAAAGCCTGTACCCAAACTGAGTCGGTTCGCTATTCCGGCTATTCTTTGCTGCCTGCCCTTTCAGCCCTACACGGCGGCGGCGGCTTCTTACGCTAATTTCCTGGCAAGCTCACTTACCTTCCAAACGCCTGATGTGACCATCAATGGCCGGGTGACAGACGAAAATGGAGAAGGCCTACCGGGCGTGAACGTGGTGGTAAAAGGCACCACCAATGGCACGCAAACGGGTGCTGATGGCAGCTATACCCTCACCGCCCCGACAATGGCACCCTTGTCATTTCGTACGTTGGTTACACATCGCAGGAAATTGCCGTTGGCGGGCGCACTACTATTAATATAG
- a CDS encoding SusC/RagA family TonB-linked outer membrane protein — translation MAVGGRTTINIGLTPDAKALSEVVVVGYLTEDRQNVSSSVSSLDVKEANKAPVATATQALQGRLPGVQVTGNGGPGAAPIVNIRGIGTLGNAGSGPLYVIDGLWTDNIRDLNPNDIESLTVLKDASSTAVYGSRGANGVVQITTKKGKAGAPSINFNGYTGVESVYKQYNLTNASEWADRAVIAYRNAGLDPLNNGQNSLAGAVKGPGGAFNPDIDTDWQKEFFQTGRVEDYNLSFSGGSAGEKNATNFLISGEYFHQEGIVKGPDFQRYSLRLNSGLTRGRFRLQENVQLTHLSATLLNGNPFIDVLTIIPSIPVYDPANEGGYGTGSPILNTFATNPIGAQELLQRTQSDNRLAGNISAEYSFFDFLTYRLNVAGDGHTYSNADAQKSGILRQNTRINTSSLNEFLGYDLFLLGENTLNFNKRLGDHTVNALVGVSEQSFRAHNIQAGGQGYTPAGGQYFFELSAAPKVGVVQGTSYKYTKRSFFAQATYDYKNRYLLSVSGRRDGSSRFTEDNRWGNFGAASIGWRISEEDFFKNSLPQVNNLKLRASYGANGNDAVAGAAGGSYLTQAIVGQNVNYVIGTDQRIVNGSSQLALPSPDIRWEERYTKDAGLDLGLFDDRLTLSTDYYISETRNALAPVQVLTYLGHFGATLFQNAGDIENRGFELALGYHENKNAFTYGADFTLTTVKNEVTSLPVVGQVLEGGELLTRSEVGRSLGEFYLIPFDGIFQSPDEVANYKSSNGTVIQPFASAGDVRYRDTNDDGRINNSDAVYSGKSIPNLLMGLNLNAGYKGFDLSVFFNSASGNKIYNQARRDLEGYAGPNNYNADVEPWSVENPSSSTPRLLQGGGAGNLGLAAASNSLFNTTRWLEDGSYIRLRNIQLGYTLPQSLTSKVPSLGSVRVYVTGRNVFTITDYTGFDPEITGTGFYSRGVDISSYPNVRSFTGGIQVNF, via the coding sequence ATTGCCGTTGGCGGGCGCACTACTATTAATATAGGTCTGACTCCAGATGCCAAGGCACTGAGTGAGGTCGTGGTAGTTGGCTACTTAACAGAAGACCGTCAAAATGTAAGTAGCTCCGTGAGCAGCCTCGATGTAAAAGAGGCAAACAAGGCGCCAGTTGCTACGGCTACGCAAGCCCTGCAAGGCCGTCTGCCCGGCGTACAGGTTACTGGAAATGGTGGCCCCGGCGCGGCACCTATCGTTAATATTCGGGGTATTGGTACCCTGGGTAATGCCGGCAGCGGGCCGCTATATGTAATCGACGGGCTGTGGACGGACAATATCAGGGATCTGAACCCCAATGATATTGAGTCGTTGACGGTGCTGAAAGATGCCTCTTCAACCGCAGTTTATGGCTCCAGAGGCGCAAATGGTGTAGTTCAGATTACCACAAAAAAGGGCAAGGCTGGTGCTCCATCTATTAACTTCAATGGGTACACGGGCGTTGAAAGCGTGTACAAGCAATATAACCTGACCAACGCTAGCGAATGGGCCGACCGGGCCGTTATTGCTTACCGGAATGCGGGCTTAGATCCATTGAATAACGGCCAAAACAGCTTGGCTGGCGCCGTGAAAGGACCAGGTGGAGCTTTCAACCCCGATATTGATACCGATTGGCAAAAGGAGTTTTTCCAGACGGGCCGGGTCGAAGATTACAACCTGTCTTTCTCTGGCGGCTCCGCAGGGGAGAAGAACGCTACCAACTTCCTGATTTCGGGCGAATACTTTCATCAGGAAGGCATCGTAAAAGGCCCCGATTTTCAACGCTATAGCCTACGCCTCAACTCTGGCCTCACCCGTGGGCGCTTCCGTCTACAGGAGAATGTGCAGCTGACGCACTTGAGCGCAACCCTGCTCAACGGCAATCCTTTCATCGACGTGCTGACCATAATACCCAGCATTCCGGTGTATGACCCGGCCAATGAAGGGGGGTATGGTACCGGCTCGCCCATTCTGAACACATTTGCCACCAACCCAATTGGAGCCCAGGAGTTGCTGCAGCGTACGCAGTCTGACAACCGCCTGGCGGGTAACATCAGCGCCGAGTATTCCTTCTTCGATTTTTTGACTTACCGCCTGAACGTGGCCGGAGATGGCCATACTTACAGCAATGCGGATGCCCAGAAGTCTGGTATCCTGCGGCAGAACACCCGCATCAATACCTCGTCGCTTAATGAGTTTTTAGGCTATGACCTCTTCCTATTGGGAGAGAACACCTTGAACTTCAACAAGCGCCTGGGCGACCATACGGTGAATGCGCTGGTAGGTGTTTCGGAGCAGAGCTTCCGGGCGCACAACATCCAAGCGGGCGGACAGGGGTATACGCCTGCTGGGGGGCAATATTTCTTTGAGCTGAGCGCCGCCCCAAAGGTGGGAGTTGTGCAGGGCACCTCATACAAGTACACGAAGCGCTCCTTCTTCGCGCAGGCTACCTACGATTACAAAAACCGCTACCTGCTGTCCGTCAGCGGACGCCGCGACGGTTCCTCCCGCTTCACGGAGGATAACCGCTGGGGCAACTTCGGTGCTGCCTCGATTGGGTGGCGCATCAGCGAAGAGGATTTCTTCAAGAACTCCCTGCCACAAGTCAACAACTTGAAACTACGCGCTAGCTATGGTGCGAATGGTAACGATGCCGTAGCTGGCGCCGCCGGCGGCAGCTACCTAACGCAAGCTATTGTAGGGCAAAATGTTAACTACGTAATCGGCACTGACCAACGAATTGTAAACGGCTCTTCGCAATTGGCGCTGCCTAGCCCCGATATTCGCTGGGAAGAACGGTACACGAAAGATGCCGGTCTGGACCTTGGTCTATTTGACGACCGCCTCACACTCTCCACTGATTACTACATCTCCGAGACCCGCAACGCTTTGGCTCCAGTGCAGGTGCTTACTTATCTGGGTCACTTTGGCGCTACGCTATTCCAGAATGCTGGTGATATCGAAAACCGGGGTTTCGAGTTGGCTTTAGGCTACCACGAAAACAAGAACGCCTTTACCTACGGCGCCGACTTTACTCTTACCACTGTTAAAAACGAGGTTACCTCCCTACCCGTTGTAGGCCAGGTATTGGAGGGCGGCGAGCTTCTGACTCGCTCGGAAGTAGGTCGTTCGCTCGGCGAGTTCTACTTGATTCCCTTCGACGGCATTTTTCAGTCGCCAGATGAGGTAGCTAATTATAAGAGCTCCAATGGCACCGTTATTCAGCCCTTCGCTTCCGCCGGTGACGTGCGCTATCGCGACACCAACGATGACGGCCGGATTAATAATAGCGACGCCGTGTACTCGGGCAAATCCATTCCTAATCTGCTGATGGGCCTGAACCTGAATGCTGGCTACAAAGGCTTTGATCTGTCGGTGTTCTTCAACTCAGCGAGCGGCAACAAGATTTATAATCAAGCCCGCAGAGACTTAGAAGGGTATGCCGGCCCGAATAACTACAACGCCGACGTAGAGCCCTGGTCCGTGGAAAACCCTTCTTCCTCTACCCCTCGCCTGTTGCAGGGTGGCGGTGCTGGCAACCTGGGCTTAGCAGCTGCTTCCAATTCCCTCTTCAACACCACGCGCTGGCTGGAAGATGGGTCGTACATCCGGCTGCGCAACATTCAGCTTGGCTATACCCTGCCTCAGTCACTGACCAGCAAAGTACCTAGTCTGGGCAGCGTACGCGTGTATGTAACCGGCCGCAACGTATTCACCATCACCGATTACACAGGGTTTGATCCGGAGATTACTGGCACAGGCTTCTACAGCCGCGGCGTCGATATCAGCTCTTACCCCAATGTGCGCAGCTTCACGGGGGGCATTCAGGTCAACTTCTAA
- a CDS encoding RagB/SusD family nutrient uptake outer membrane protein, translating into MKSNKIITLLLASGLFMTSGCEKDLLDQSNPNAPTKDNFWQNESDAVKGVFASYSGLQQFACYYRSWHFMAHRSDESFSASPFVELANFTRFIQPDVDFFISSFAWNDYYRTIYRTNQVIGRVPGITMDETLKKQLVAEAKFVRALSYFDMAYFFGNVPLILEEPNDVNARAPQVSQAEVEAQIITDLQSAIPDLPLSYGNNDKGRATKGSAQALLAKVYMQQRKWAEASALFTQLAASGQYDLVPNYLDNFTDTNENNRESVFEVQFTGSVLEVGQGQDNGSASESHDRPNFFGPPGPTFADVQPRRWLLNAYTDSTVGFAPGSTTKHMIDPRRDISIVHSGNPDRFYGRTFQQWNWNPNQQYWRKYLNDRTRTDENFSSGINHRVIRYADVLLMQAEALTQLGQISAALPLVNRVRARVDLRPLTGTFTQASMLQAIYSERAKELAGEGTRWFDILRWGLMDNQAGINELITRDTDFTNFRLGTSKLLPIPRRDLGIDPNLKQNPGY; encoded by the coding sequence ATGAAAAGCAATAAAATAATCACGCTTCTACTCGCAAGTGGTCTGTTTATGACCTCGGGCTGCGAGAAGGATCTACTGGACCAAAGCAACCCGAATGCTCCCACTAAGGACAATTTCTGGCAAAACGAGAGTGATGCTGTAAAGGGGGTATTTGCGAGCTACTCAGGCTTGCAGCAGTTTGCCTGCTACTACCGCAGCTGGCACTTTATGGCCCATCGCTCCGATGAGTCGTTTAGCGCGAGCCCCTTCGTAGAGCTAGCCAACTTTACGCGCTTCATTCAGCCCGACGTAGACTTCTTTATCTCGTCGTTTGCCTGGAATGACTACTACCGGACGATTTACCGGACGAACCAGGTAATTGGCCGCGTGCCGGGCATTACCATGGATGAGACGCTGAAAAAGCAGCTGGTGGCCGAAGCCAAGTTTGTGCGGGCGCTGTCGTACTTCGATATGGCTTACTTCTTCGGCAATGTGCCACTGATTCTGGAAGAGCCGAATGACGTGAATGCCCGGGCGCCCCAAGTGTCGCAGGCTGAAGTAGAAGCGCAGATAATTACCGACCTGCAATCAGCTATTCCTGACCTGCCGCTTTCATACGGCAACAACGACAAGGGCCGGGCAACGAAAGGCTCAGCGCAGGCACTACTGGCTAAAGTGTACATGCAGCAGCGCAAGTGGGCAGAGGCTTCGGCGCTGTTCACGCAGCTTGCGGCCTCGGGCCAATACGACCTGGTGCCTAATTACCTCGACAACTTCACCGACACGAACGAAAACAACCGCGAGTCGGTGTTTGAGGTGCAGTTTACGGGTTCGGTGCTGGAAGTTGGTCAGGGACAAGACAACGGCTCTGCCTCAGAAAGCCACGACCGCCCCAACTTCTTTGGCCCTCCCGGTCCTACGTTTGCCGACGTGCAGCCCCGGCGCTGGTTACTCAACGCCTATACCGATTCAACGGTAGGGTTTGCGCCCGGCAGCACCACAAAGCACATGATTGACCCCCGGCGTGATATCAGCATCGTTCATTCAGGCAACCCTGACCGCTTCTATGGCCGCACCTTTCAGCAGTGGAACTGGAATCCCAACCAGCAGTACTGGCGCAAGTATCTGAATGACCGCACCCGCACGGACGAGAACTTTTCTTCGGGCATTAACCACCGCGTTATTCGCTACGCGGATGTGCTGCTGATGCAAGCGGAGGCGCTGACCCAACTCGGTCAGATAAGCGCTGCGCTTCCCTTGGTCAATCGGGTACGCGCCCGCGTCGATCTGCGGCCTCTCACGGGTACTTTCACGCAAGCATCCATGCTCCAGGCTATCTATTCGGAACGAGCCAAAGAGCTGGCTGGTGAAGGCACGCGCTGGTTCGATATCCTGCGCTGGGGCCTGATGGATAATCAGGCAGGAATTAATGAGCTTATCACCCGCGATACGGACTTCACCAACTTCCGTTTGGGCACTTCCAAGCTCCTGCCCATTCCGCGCCGCGACCTAGGCATCGACCCCAATCTCAAACAGAACCCTGGCTACTAA
- a CDS encoding family 43 glycosylhydrolase, with protein sequence MRVFAPQTNFCHPRHFISRLWLRCLLVALCGCISAQAYALQGLTGLHDPSTIVKDGDRYWVFATGQGIYSMSSTDLINWTPGPRAVFVNNAYPSWINTKVPGFQGNFWAPEVFFMNGKFHLYYSCSTFGSQVSAIGLATNVTLDPSNPNYRWVDQGEVISTTTSSSANAIDPAVFQDANNNVWLTYGSFFGGLRTTQLNPSTGKLQGTTEFSVANGDVEAAHIIRHGNFYYLFINRGACCRGANSTYFAQVGRSSSPSGPFLDKNGVDLNNNGGTTVLNSSGRYIGPGHIGVFEENGVSYVSHHYYDRDDNGNPKLGLANLTWDAAEWPVISRDWVKPGRYEITNKNSGLVWDAWGCTGVSGQMIAQGTKSGLNCQQWDFTALGNGEYKITNALGSLAADVSGCSPDAGAKLQLFTDNGLTCQRFRLERANDGTLVIASVNGNRVVEVPSASTVAGIQLGLWDYNGCACQRWTLAPVGTLTAASTPALLTEVSIYPIPAIRGSFTVELGGKKVGGAVTIQIFNLQGRSVYQSEFAPQQGKVAIEAALTPGVYLVQVQQAGKRMNQKVTVE encoded by the coding sequence ATGCGTGTTTTTGCCCCCCAGACGAACTTCTGCCATCCGCGGCACTTCATTTCCCGACTATGGCTGCGCTGTCTGTTGGTAGCTCTGTGTGGATGTATCAGTGCCCAAGCCTACGCTTTGCAGGGGCTTACGGGGCTGCACGATCCATCTACCATTGTTAAGGATGGCGACCGGTATTGGGTATTTGCCACGGGCCAAGGTATTTACAGCATGTCGTCCACGGACCTTATTAACTGGACCCCTGGGCCGCGCGCAGTATTCGTCAACAATGCCTATCCGAGCTGGATTAACACCAAGGTACCGGGTTTTCAGGGCAATTTCTGGGCGCCTGAGGTCTTTTTCATGAACGGCAAATTCCATCTGTACTACTCCTGCTCTACCTTCGGCTCACAGGTATCGGCTATCGGGTTGGCTACCAACGTGACGCTGGACCCCAGCAACCCCAATTACCGCTGGGTGGACCAAGGCGAAGTGATTTCGACGACTACCAGCAGCAGCGCGAATGCCATCGACCCGGCTGTATTTCAGGATGCAAATAATAATGTGTGGCTTACCTATGGCTCGTTTTTCGGTGGCCTGCGCACCACGCAGCTTAACCCGAGTACGGGCAAGTTGCAAGGCACCACCGAGTTTAGCGTGGCCAATGGTGACGTGGAAGCGGCCCACATTATACGTCACGGCAACTTCTACTACCTGTTTATCAATCGTGGTGCCTGCTGCCGGGGGGCAAATAGTACCTACTTCGCGCAGGTTGGGCGGTCGTCGTCGCCTTCCGGGCCTTTTCTCGACAAGAATGGGGTCGATTTGAATAACAACGGCGGCACAACTGTGCTCAACTCCTCGGGTCGCTACATTGGGCCGGGCCATATTGGTGTGTTTGAGGAAAATGGCGTCAGCTACGTTTCACACCACTATTATGATCGGGATGATAACGGCAACCCCAAGCTCGGGCTGGCAAATCTGACCTGGGACGCTGCCGAGTGGCCCGTTATCAGTCGTGATTGGGTGAAGCCGGGCCGCTATGAAATTACCAACAAAAACAGCGGGCTTGTGTGGGATGCCTGGGGTTGCACTGGCGTCTCGGGCCAGATGATTGCGCAGGGCACAAAATCAGGCTTGAACTGCCAGCAATGGGATTTCACGGCGCTGGGCAACGGTGAGTACAAAATAACCAACGCGTTGGGCAGCCTCGCCGCCGATGTATCGGGCTGCTCTCCTGACGCTGGGGCCAAGCTGCAGCTCTTCACCGATAATGGCTTAACGTGCCAGCGCTTTCGCCTGGAGCGGGCCAACGATGGCACCTTGGTTATCGCGTCTGTCAATGGTAATCGGGTGGTGGAAGTGCCTTCGGCTTCTACGGTGGCTGGTATACAGCTCGGCCTTTGGGACTATAATGGATGTGCATGCCAACGTTGGACATTGGCTCCAGTGGGCACACTTACCGCGGCTAGTACTCCAGCGCTCTTAACGGAAGTAAGTATCTACCCTATTCCGGCTATCCGAGGAAGCTTTACAGTAGAGCTGGGGGGTAAAAAAGTGGGCGGTGCTGTCACGATTCAGATCTTCAACCTGCAGGGCCGGTCAGTGTACCAAAGCGAATTTGCCCCCCAGCAGGGAAAGGTAGCGATAGAAGCGGCTTTGACGCCAGGTGTATACTTGGTGCAGGTGCAACAGGCGGGTAAGCGCATGAATCAGAAGGTGACTGTTGAGTAG
- a CDS encoding aldose epimerase family protein, producing MKSFSRNSLLGGNLAGVLLLVACNQQPSSTENANSGVAADSTQTASTAMTPTATSFGKTTDGTEVQLYTLTNSHGLQAKITNYGGTLTSLLVPDKSGKLGDIVLGFDNVSGYQSPEYVKSGPYFGALIGRYGNRIKGGKFTLDGKEYKLATNNGANHLHGGVKGFDKVVWQAKPGSSADGQNLMLTYTSKDGEEGYPGNLNVQVVYTLTNDDALRIDYTATTDKATPVNLTNHSYFNLNHGTAKDILSHQVTLDADRYTVVDAGLIPTGELRPVTGTPFDFTTPHAIGERIGQVEGGYDHNWVLKGTGSGMHQAAMVYEPTSGRTMTITTDQPGVQFYTGNFLDGTLTGKGGTKYVKNGGFCLETQHFPDSPNQPKFPNTILKPGETMRTSTVHQFGVRK from the coding sequence ATGAAATCTTTTTCCCGTAACTCTTTGCTAGGCGGAAACCTGGCTGGCGTACTTCTCCTGGTAGCCTGCAACCAGCAACCCTCTAGCACTGAAAACGCCAACTCCGGCGTCGCCGCTGACTCCACCCAAACAGCCTCCACCGCTATGACCCCAACCGCTACTTCCTTCGGTAAGACGACCGATGGGACGGAAGTCCAACTCTACACCCTCACCAACTCGCACGGTCTGCAAGCCAAAATCACCAATTACGGTGGTACGCTGACCAGCTTATTGGTGCCGGATAAAAGTGGCAAGCTTGGCGATATCGTGTTGGGCTTCGACAACGTGAGCGGCTACCAGAGCCCGGAATATGTGAAATCAGGTCCTTATTTCGGCGCACTGATCGGGCGGTATGGCAACCGTATCAAGGGGGGCAAATTTACCTTGGATGGCAAGGAGTATAAGTTGGCCACAAACAATGGCGCCAACCACCTGCACGGCGGCGTGAAAGGCTTCGATAAAGTAGTGTGGCAAGCCAAGCCCGGCAGCTCGGCCGACGGCCAAAACCTGATGCTGACTTACACTAGCAAAGACGGCGAAGAAGGCTACCCCGGCAACCTGAATGTGCAGGTAGTGTACACGCTCACCAACGACGACGCGCTCCGCATCGACTACACGGCTACCACCGATAAGGCCACGCCTGTCAACCTTACTAACCACAGCTACTTCAACCTCAACCATGGCACGGCCAAGGACATCCTGAGCCATCAGGTAACACTTGATGCGGACCGCTACACTGTGGTAGATGCCGGGCTGATTCCGACGGGCGAACTGCGCCCCGTGACGGGCACTCCCTTCGACTTTACGACGCCTCACGCCATCGGTGAGCGGATTGGGCAGGTAGAAGGCGGCTACGACCACAACTGGGTGCTCAAAGGCACTGGCAGCGGTATGCATCAAGCTGCCATGGTGTACGAGCCAACGTCAGGCCGCACCATGACTATCACCACCGACCAGCCCGGCGTGCAGTTTTATACCGGCAACTTTCTGGATGGCACCCTCACGGGCAAAGGCGGCACCAAATACGTGAAAAATGGCGGTTTCTGCCTGGAGACCCAGCATTTCCCCGATTCGCCCAATCAGCCTAAGTTCCCCAATACCATCCTGAAGCCGGGCGAAACCATGCGCACGTCTACGGTGCATCAGTTTGGGGTGCGCAAGTAA